The Intestinibaculum porci DNA window ATCGCCGCAAAAGCATAACCAAACATCGCATCAGAGAGATGCAGCTGTTTAAAGAATGTTGGCGTTACAGGATGGGCATAGCTGGCCGCTAAGTTCCATAAAACCACCAATATAAAAAATCTTATTTTTTTCTTCATAAATGTCACCATGCCCATTATATAGGCGAAAAACATGTTTAATCAAGTAGAATACCCTGATCATTTCCCGGGCAATTCTTTGAAAACATGCCGCACTTTATCAAAAGGAATCTTCTCTTTGATATTCTCAGTCAGCGCTGCCACGTCAGGCACTTTGATCTTCCGATCACCGGTCCAGATTGCCAGGGCGACTTTAAGGATCTGATCACGTTCTTCCGCTGGAATCGTGACCATCGTTTTTAAGATATTGACAAGCGTCCCGACATTGATATCAAGAAAATCACTGGCGCTGTTACAGCCTGCTTTTTCTAATAACTGAAAGAACGCATTGACGAATTTTTCCTTTTCTTCAGCGTCCATACTATGAACCCAGTCTTTAAAGTCTTTCTCTACTTTCACACTTTCTTTATCGCGGGTCGCTAATAAAAAATGCTTGCCATTGACAATCCATGAATAACCATCATGCTGATTCATGCCTTCATAGAAACTATCTACGGTGTAATCTTTACGATAGTGATCCATACATAAACCAATGGCCGAGAATTTCGGCGTAAAGGTCATCATCCGATCTTTAATCTCATGATAGCGAGGCATATCTTCAAAGGGCTGAGAAAAGCCAGGTCCATCAAAGGAATAGAGCGCTTTGACTTTTTTAATAAGCTCTTCCTGACAGTAGAAGCAGCCATACATGGCAAGATTCCCGCCTTTGGAATGGCCGCCGATATAATAATGGTCAAAGATATGTTTGAGATCACAGGGAATCGTTTCGTTGAGATAAGAAACGGCGCGCACCTGGCCG harbors:
- a CDS encoding Mbeg1-like protein, giving the protein MERRDNVTTYVRFRGDRSFKEDPFNEIDALIFTLLCYFDFNGIVPYDDKEVSIVDAYNAILALETDNETYEKKHIRKHDEEVDIFTMEEGNKPHKHRSLKAHERELLGEAARSKRFGDVMLSHFCDELDPTLTEQFSAVHFRFTKHDTFIAFRGTDDTLVGWKENFMMLYKEHVAGQVRAVSYLNETIPCDLKHIFDHYYIGGHSKGGNLAMYGCFYCQEELIKKVKALYSFDGPGFSQPFEDMPRYHEIKDRMMTFTPKFSAIGLCMDHYRKDYTVDSFYEGMNQHDGYSWIVNGKHFLLATRDKESVKVEKDFKDWVHSMDAEEKEKFVNAFFQLLEKAGCNSASDFLDINVGTLVNILKTMVTIPAEERDQILKVALAIWTGDRKIKVPDVAALTENIKEKIPFDKVRHVFKELPGK